Within Caproicibacterium argilliputei, the genomic segment AAATGAGCGTGCAGTCCGATACATTCGGGCGCGCCTCGTGGGCATGGACCGTTGGTAAAGACATTGAGCCGGGCGCACACTTCATCACCATTACCGGCGGCGGCGAAACCCTGACAACGAGTTTTACAACCACCTGAGGATACGGCAGAGGTGCCTTTCAGAAAACGACTTACCAATATCGGTTAATATTGCTTTCAGCTCCGGATACGGCATCACGTACCGCTGGGAAATATACCGCAGGGAAGCGCCCAACTCCCCATGCGGCCCGCCGTATTGACTGAGAATGATTTTCGCCATGTTTGCGTCCGGCGTCTTGATGTTAATCGGATACTGCAGCCGCTTCTGATAACTCCACATCAGCTTTGCCCCTCCTTCTGTGCCTGAATTTCCCACGGCCACGGGTCCTGCACCCACGCAACGCGGTTTGCCGTCATTTCATTGAGATTCATCGGGCCGTACGTCTCCTCATACTGGGCAATTAAATCCTGCGTCTGTTTTTCATACTCTGCCAAACGCTTCATGGCACCGCAGTCATTGGGGTGGGTGTCCAAAAAAATCTTCAACTCCCACATGGCAAACTGGCAGGCGCTGATTTTGCGCATCAACCGTTCCTGTTCCGTCATTTTCCGGCACCCCCCAAAAACGGTTTATCCAGCCCGGTAAACAGCGTGCCAGCCTCAAATGCCTTTTCCGGCGCGTACAGTCCCTCGAATTTTTGAAACGGAACGTAGGCCATGGCCAGCACCGGATCTTTGGGAAACGGTGACAGCGTCTGTGCATTGCATGGCTGATTCTGTGTATTTTCTGCCATCGAAAAAACTCCTTTCCTGAGGAAATATCCTTTCCCATCTTATGCGCCGTGCGGATTTTTGCTTAAACCGTTCTTTTTTCACAGACTCTGCGGGCAGTTTTCATCTGTTGAACAGATTTGCAGGTTACGATAGGTTTATAAAAATTCCGATTCTTGTAAACGTACACCACTTATGTTAAAATAAATTTACTTTATGAAGCAGAATATACCACAGCCCGTTCGGCTGTTCACGAAGGGGACTTTTAAAAATCATGTCAACTGTTTACTTTGTACTGCCCTGCTACAATGAAGAAGCGGTTCTGCCGGAAACGGTCAAAGAACTGACCGCACAGCTGCAGTCGATGATGCAGAGTGGTCTTGCCGACGAAAACAGCCGGATGCTTTTTGTAGACGACGGCAGCAAAGACCGCACTTGGGAACTGATTGAAAAATTTCACAGTGAAAATCCACTGGTCAGCGGGCTGAAGCTTGCGCACAACCGCGGCCACCAGAACGCTCTGCTGGCAGGGCTGATGACCGCAAAGGACGAAGCCGACTGTGCCATCAGTCTGGACGCCGACCTGCAGGACGACATCTCCATACTGCCGCAGTTCGTGCAGAAATTTCAGGATGGCTGTGACGTGGTCTACGGCGTGCGCAACAAACGCGAAACCGACACCTGGTTTAAACGCACCACCGCCGAGGGCTTCTATAAAGTGATGGAAAAGCTCGGCGCGGAAGTTGTCTATAACCACGCCGACTATCGCCTGATGAGCAAGCGCGCACTGGAGGCGCTCTCCGAGTACAAAGAGGTAAACCTGTTCCTGCGCGGCATTGTGCCGCTGATCGGCTACCGCAGCGATTACGTTTACTACGACCGTCATGAACGCTTTGCGGGCGAAAGCAAGTACCCTCTCAAAAAGATGCTCTCCTTTGCGATGGACGGCATTACTTCTTTCAGCGTCAAACCGCTGAAGCTGATTGCAAATCTCGGCATTTTCGTGGCGCTGATTTCAGTTGTGGGGCTGCTGTACGCGCTCATTTCCCACTTTATGGGCAACACCGTGGCTGGCTGGACCGCCATTGTCTGTTCCATCTGGCTTTTGGGCGGCATTCAGATGCTGTGCTTGGGCATTGTCGGCGAATATATCGGAAAAATTTACAACGAAGTAAAGGCTCGCCCGCGCTTCCGAATTGAAAAACATTTAAAATAAACGTTCAAAGGAGCCACAGGAAAGGTTTTCCCGCGGCTCCTTTTTTGACCCCGGCGGTATCAAAGTGCCGAATCCACCTCTTCCTGTTTTCACAAGGAATCTGCTTTCCTTGTGATGTTTTTGTGCATACAGGAAAAATCAAGAAAAAATAAATTGACAGTTTATGAAAAAAGTTAATATATTTATACGTTAGTCGCGACTAATTTAAGCTTCAACCAGAGACATCACCGGCGCAGCGAACTACTAAAAATACATACACAAAGAAGAGAAACAACGATGGAACAGCAGAAAAACGGAGAGGGTGATTCCTATGACAGTGAAAGAATCCTTTTCACGGCTGAAAAACAGCAGCTTTTGGTATAAAGCACTTTGCATATTCCTGCTTATCAATGTTTTTATGAGCTTTTGCTTCGACCCAAATCATACATATGGAAATATACCTGTGCGTTTTTTGCGTCTGGCTATTTATGCAGCCATTGCCTTTGCCATCTATAAAACCAGTGATATGAAAAAAACATCTTCACGTGTAATTGTCGGTTTCTCTATCGTGGCATTGCTATTCTATTTCATCATAATCATCAAAAGCCTTGTTTAAACGCTTCTCCGCACGCATCGTGTTTGGACTGCCTCTTGGCATTACCTTGCGGAACTTTTTCTTTTAAGGCTTCTCCATAGAAAGTTGATTGGAAAACTTTATTATTTTTTCTGTTAAATTTAAGAATTTATGTTACATTTTTTTGCCGCTGTACTGCTGTCTGTTTGTGCGGCACTTGTTTTCTCTGGCTGCGGCTCCGCCGCAAAGGTTTCGGACGGTACTTATCTGGCAAAAAAGACAAACAACGTGCTTAGTTCTTTTCTGCCGTACTTTGACGTTTCGCAGTCAAAGGTTAGCCTGCATCTGAATGTGGAAGTGTTCGTGAACGGAACCTGTCGGGAAAACACGGAAAAGCACCTTTTGACGGTGACACTTGACGACAAAAGTGAAATGCAGTTCGCGGTCAGCGGAAAAAAGCTGACCTTACAGCCCACAAGTAAATTATCTGAAACCGTAAGCCATGTCTATCAGTCCGGCATGGTGTTTGAAAAGGCAGAACCGGTTTCCGGCTGAGTTTTGTTCCCGCAGATGTGCGCTGCGGGAACATTTTGCGCATTTTATTCTTGACATATGCCATTTACCGTGTATAATAGAAGCATAAATGTCATATGCCATTAACGAAAAGGAGGTGAGCACCATGCCCAGGCCCTGCAAGCGCCGCCGGATTTGCGCGCTGCCCGGCTGCGGCCGCTTCGGCCCAAAGGACGCAGAAGCACCCCAAAAACCGGCAATCACCATGACACTGGATGAATTTGAAGCTGTGCGGCTGATTGACCTAAAGGGCATGACACAGGAGCAGTGCGCGGCGCAAATGAACGTGGCGCGCACCACCGCGCAGGCCATCTACAACAGCGCCCGCATCAAGCTGGCCGAGTGCTTGGTGAATCAAAGAGAACTGACTATACAGGGCGGCGAGTATGTGCTCTGCGACGGCAGCGCGCAAAACTGCGGCTGCACGCACTGCGGCCGCCGCCGATGCGGGACAAGTGGAGTCTCTACAGGCAAACCCACCATTGACTTACTGACAAAACAGGAGGAAACAAGCAAATGAAAATTGCAGTCACTTACGAAAACGGACAGGTCTTTCAGCACTTCGGGCACACTGAACAGTTTAAATTCTATGAGGTGGAAGCGGGCAAAGTAACCGCATCCTCCGTTGTGAGTACCAACGGCAGCGGTCACGGCGCGCTGGCAGGCTTTTTAAAGGCAGCACAGGTAGACACCCTCATCTGCGGCGGCATCGGCGGCGGCGCGCGCACCGCGCTGAGCGAGGCCGGCATCCGGCTTTTCGGCGGTGTTTCCGGTGACGCCGACAAAGCAGTAGAGGCGCTGCTGGCAGGCAGTCTGGCATTTGACCCCAATGTCAAATGCAGCCATCATGAGGAAAGCGGCCACACCTGCGGGGAGCACGGCTGCGGCGAGCACCACCATCACGGGGCATAACCGGATTCACAAAACAACTGCTGCAAGCGGACAGACGGGTCTTCCCCCGCCTGTCCGTTTTTTGTGACGCAGTTACAGTAAGGCATGGAAAAACAGGGTATACTTCACTGCAGAAGAGAATGGAAGTTTTGGGCTTTTCCCTGCATCTGCACCCGGAAGAACCGCCTGCAAATGCAGAAAACAAATTTCAATTAGGAGGAATCTTCATGCGTAAAGTTGTAATTGTCGGCGGTGTCGCGGGCGGTGCAAGCTGCGCGGCGCGCCTGCGGCGGCTGGATGAATCCGCCCAGATTGTCCTGCTGGAGCGCGGACCGTACATTTCCTATGCCAACTGCGGGCTGCCATACTATGTGGGTGATACGATTAAAACCGAGAGCGCGCTGCTGCTGCAGACGCCCGAAGCGATGCACCAGAAATTCAATGTGGATGTGCGCGTCAAAAATGAGGTGCTTTCCCTTGACCGCGCCAAAAAAGCGGTGCAGATCAAGCGTCTGGACACCGGAGAAGTGTATGAGGAGTCATACGACACACTGGTGCTTTCCACCGGTTCGTCGCCGCTGCGGCCGAAAATTCCCGGCATTGATTCCCCGCGCATCGAAACTCTTTGGACGGTGCCGGATGCGGCGCGCATCCGCGACACTGTCCGTACAAAAGGCATCCGCTCTGCCGCAGTAATCGGTGGTGGCTTCATCGGTTTGGAAATGGCGGAAAACCTGCGCGAAGCCGGTCTGGAAGTTTCCATTGTGGAAATGCAGAATCAGGTCATGGCGCCGCTGGACTACGAGATGGCGCAGCTGCTGCACGAGCACCTGACCGAAAACGGCGTTGCCCTGCATTTGGGCGATGGCGTCGCATCCTTCGCCGACAACGGGCAAGCCGTTTCCATTACGCTCAAAAGCAGCAAAACCGTTTCCGCAGAGTTGGTGCTGCTTGCCATCGGTGTACGCCCCAACAGCGAACTTGCCAAAAATGCCGGACTGACGGTCAATGTGCGCGGCGGCATTGTGACGGATGCGCACCTGCGCACGTCCGACCCTGCCATTTACGCGGTCGGTGACGTCACCGAAGTGGAAGACCTGGTCTTCGGCGGGAGCACGATGGTGCCGCTTGCCGGCCCTGCCAACAAGCAGGGGCGCATGGCAGCGGACAACATCGCCGGTGCGGATGAAACCTACCGCGGCACACAGGGAACTTCGGTTGCCAAGGTGTTCGACCTGACCGCCGCCAGCACTGGTGCAAACGAAAAGACGCTGCAGAAGCGCGGTCTTACGCGCGGGAAAGACTATGAAGTCGTGACCATTACACAGAACTCCCACGCAGGCTACTACCCCGGCGCACTTCCCATGACGCTGAAACTGTTGTTTTCCACAGACGGCAAAAAACTGTTCGGCGCGCAAATTGTCGGGCGGGACGGCGTTGACAAGCGCATTGACACCATTGCGGCAGTGCTGCGCCTGGGCGGCGGCGTACGCGACCTGACCGAACTGGAGCTTGCCTACGCGCCGCCCTACTCCTCTGCCAAAGATCCGGTCAACATGGCTGGTTTCACTGCGGAAAATGTGCTGCGCGGCAAAGTGCGCTTCGCGGACTGGAACGTCACGGAAAAGGAGCCGGACGCTGTCCTGCTGGATGTGCGCGAGGATGCGGAACTGCTCGCCTATTCCCTGCCGAATGCCGTTCACATTCCACTGGGGCAGCTGCGCGGGCGGCTCAAGGAACTGGACTCCGGCAAACCCATCGTCACGGTCTGTGCCATCGGTGTGCGCGCTTACAATGCGGCGCGCATCCTGATGCAGCACGGATTCCAAAACGTGCGGGTCTACCCGGGCGGCGCACGGTTTTACCGTTCGACGCACGAGCAGCCCGCGGTGCAGCCAGAAGCCGCGCCGAAACCGACTGCCGCCGCGGCACCTGCCAAAAGCACGGCGGTACCCAGCGCGTCCGTCCGACTGGACTGCTGCGGCCTGCAGTGCCCCGGGCCGATTATGAAAGTATATGAGGCCATGAAAGCCATGCAGGAAGGGCAGGTGTTGGAGGTAACCGCCTCTGACCCCGGCTTTGTCAAGGACATTGCCGCGTGGTGCCGCCGCACCGGAAACCCGTTGATTGAAAACACAAAGCGCGGCAGCGACTTTGTTTCTCTGGTGCAAAAGGGCGGCACAGCACCCACCGCACCGGCAGGGCCGCTGGTTCGTGACACACCGCAGGGAAAAACACTTATCGTCTTTTCCGGCGATTTGGACAAAGTGCTTGCCAGCTTTATCATTGCCAATGGCGCCGCAGCCATGGGTCGGCCGGTCACCATGTTCTTCACGTTCTGGGGGCTGACCGTGCTGCGCAAAAGTAAGAAACAGCCGGTGCAGAAAACCTTGGTAGAATCCCTGTTTGGCAACCTGCTGCCGCGCGGCAGCAAAAAGCTGCGCCTCTCCCGCATGAACATGGGCGGCATGGGCACCGCCATGATGAAAAAAATCATGCGCGACAAAAATGTCAGCTCTCTGGAGGAACTGATTCAGCAGGCAATCCGGCAAGGCATCAAGATTGTCGCGTGCACCATGAGCATGGATGTCATGGGCATCAAGGCAGAGGAACTGATTGACGGCGTAGAGTTAGGCGGCGTCGGCGCGTACCTAGGCGACGCAGAGGAATCCAACGTCAACCTGTTCATTTAGCCTGCCGCACAACCCGGTTGACTGCGCTGCAGCTGCCGACACATAAAGCCGGAGCGCCTTTCTACAAGGCGGCTCCGGTTTTTTCTGCGCGCAAATCCCCCTCTGCCTCCACCCGCGAAAAAAAGAAGCCTTTTTTCAATTTCCTATTGACATTCTATTTATATTTGATAAAATATAGTTGTACAAAATATAAATGCAGACCATTTACTTCATCGAAGGAGGCAATTCTGATGAACCTTTACGAATATTCCGTGACAAACACCGCAGGCGAAGAAGTTTCGCTTAACACCTATGCCGGCAAAGTGCTGCTGATTGTAAACACCGCCACCGGCTGCGGCTTTACCCCGCAGTATCAAGATTTGGAGGAAATGTACGAGCAGTACCACGACCGTGGGCTGGAGATTCTCGACATTCCCTGCAACCAGTTCGCCGGTCAGACGCCCGGCACCGATGAGGAAATCCACCAATTCTGCACCCTGCATTACAACACGCAGTTCCCGCAAATGAAAAAATCGGACGTCAACGGGGAGAATGCCCTGCCGCTTTATGCATATCTTAAAAACCAGAAGGGATTTGAGGGCTTCGGCAAGGGCGCCAAGGCGCTTGCCATGCGCGCCATGCTCAAAAGCATCGATAAGGACTACAAGAACAACCCGGACATCAAGTGGAACTTCACCAAATTTGTGGCAGACCGAAACGGCAGCATCGTGGCGCGCTTTGAGCCGACTGCAGATATGCAGGAGGTCAAGGCTCTGGTCGCCAGCCTGCTATAAGACCGAAAAAACGCAGAACGTACAGAAAGGAAGACAGAAATGCAGCGATACCAAATTGCAGTCATTGGCACCGGACCGGCGGGGCTTTCCGCCGCCGTTACCGCGAAAATCCGCAACAAAACCGTCCTGCTGCTCGGCAGGCAGTCGTTAAGCGCCAAAGTGCAGAAAGCCCACGCCATTCAAAACTACCTCGGGCTGCCGAACATCAGCGGCGAGGCGCTGCGACAGGCGTTTCAAGACCATCTGGATGCCATGCAGCTTTCCATTACCGAAGCGAAGGTCAGCATGGTGTATGCCATGGGCGATTACTTTGCCATCCAAACAGCAGACGAAAACTATGAAGCCGAGTCTGTCATTCTGGCAACCGGTGTTGTGCAGGGGCGGCCTTTTCCCGGCGAAGAAGCGCTGCTGGGACGCGGCGTCAGTTACTGCGCAACCTGCGACGCACCGCTGTACCGCGGAAAAACCGTTGCCGTCATCGGTGCCAGCCCCAAGGAAGAGGCAGAAGCTGAGTTTCTGGCGGAAGTGGCACAGCAGGTATACTATCTGCCGCTGTACGCAGAAACCCCGCAGCTTTCCGCCACGATCAAGGTCATTCAGGACTCCCCCACCGCCATTTTGGGCAGCCAAAAGGTGGAACGCCTGCAGACCAAGTCCGGCGAATATCCCGTAGACGGCGTTTTCATTCTGCGGGACAGCATTGCACCCAACCAGCTGGTGCCGGGACTGCAGACGGAAGAAAACCATGTTGCGGTCAACCGCCGCATGGAAACCAGCATCCCCGGCTGCTTTGCCTGCGGCGACCTGGTGGGAAAGCCCTATCAGTATATCAAATCCGCCGGAGAGGGAAATGTCGCGGCACTTTCCGCCGTTGCTTATCTGGATGAAAAAAAGCGCAGTGCGCGCGCATGACTGCAGGTGAAAGGTATGGAACAAAAAGATTCGTATGAACAGCTGAAGCTGGAGCGCCAGCTGTGCTTTCCGCTGTACGCCTGCGCCCGCAAGGTGGTGAACCACTACACTCCCTACCTCAAGCCCCTGCACATCACCTATACACAATACCTTGTTTTTCTGGTGTTGTGGGAGCAGGACGGCATCAGTGTCGGGGAACTGGGGGAAAAGCTGTATCTGGATAACGGCACACTGACCCCCATGCTAAAGAAAATGGAGAGCGCCGGATTTTTAACGCGCGTCCGCAATTCGGACGATGAGCGCGTTGTGATGGTTCACCTGACGCAGAAAGGGCACGACCTGCGCCGGCAGGCCAAGGAAATTCCGAAGGAAGTCAGCGCCTGCCTGCCCCTTTCGCCGGAGGATGCCCGGCTGCTGTATCAGCTGCTGTACCGCGTTTTGCTTGCTTTGTAACAAACGGCTGTCACGGAGAACTCCTCCGCGGCAGCCGTTTTTCGGAAATTGACAGTCGACGCCATCTATGATAGTCTGGAGAAAAACGCAGGTTGGCATTCCTGCAGCCAATCCCGCAGAAAGGAAGCGCTTCCTTTTGCGAACGAAAACTATCGTTGTCTTGCCCTACCAAGAAAGCTGGCCGCAGGCATTCTTCAAGATTACAGCAGAACTAAGAGAAGCCGTTGGAAATTTAGTATTGCGTTTCGAACACGTTGGCAGCACCTCGGTGCCGGGCCTTGCAGCAAAGCCGATTATTGACATTGACGCAGTCATCGCCGACAGCCATCTCTTAAACCCTCTTATTTTACGACTTGCCAACGCCGGTTATATACATGAAGGAAATCTCGGTATCGCAGGCCGCGAAGCATTTCGCTACACAGACAAGCCCCATTTGCTGCAGCATCATCTGTACGTTTGCCCAAAGGATTCCCCCGAACTTAAACGCCACTTGGCATTTCGTGAGTATCTTCGGGCACACCCAGACGCTGTCGCAGCGTACAGCCGCGTAAAAATGGAAGCAGCGCGCCTTTACCCCACCGATATTGACGCTTACTGTTTGTATAAAGCGCCCTGCATTGAGAAGCTGTACCGTGAAGCCGGAATCTCTTAAACTCCTCAAAAAGCGGCACCGAAACAGCCCTTGCAGGCTATTCGGTGCCGCTTGATTTCTATCTAAAAGTCAGTCGAGTGCTTTGTCCGCCACTTCCTGCCGGACGCGTGCAATAAAGTCTGCGGTGCTCATTGCGCCAAGGTCGCCCGCTTTGCGGTGACGCACGGAAATATTGCCGCTTTCCGCTTCCTTGTCGCCGATTACCAGCATATACGGTGTTTTCTGCAGCTGCGCTTCCCGAATCTTGTAGCCGATTTTTTCGCTGCGGTCGTCCACTTCCACACGGATGCCCGCCGCGTCCAGTTCATCGCGCAGCTTGTGTGCATATTCCTGATGGCGCTCTGCAATCGGCAGAATCTGCACCTGCACCGGAGAGAGCCACAGCGGGAAGGCACCGGCAAAGTGCTCAATCAGGATGCCGATGAAGCGCTCGATGGAGCCGAACACCACGCGGTGCAGCATGATTGGGCGGTGCTTCTGTCCGTCGGCACCCGTGTACTCCAGCTCAAAACGCTCCGGCAGCTGGAAGTCCAGCTGAATCGTGCCGCACTGCCAGGTACGACCCAAGCAGTCGCGCAGGTGGAAGTCCAGCTTCGGGCCGTAGAACGCGCCGTCGCCTTCGTTGACCTCATAGGTATAGCCCAGCTCTGTGACCGCATCGCGCAGAATCTGCGTTGCATTGTCCCAAGTTGCTTTGTCACCCATGTGGTCTTCCGGCATGGTGGAAAGCTCAATGAAGTAAGAGAATCCAAATGTTTTGTAAACGCCGTCAATCAGCCGCACAACGCCCTGAATCTCGCTCTTCATCTGCTCCGGCGTCATGAAGATGTGCGCGTCGTCCTGATGGAAACAGCGCACGCGCATCAAGCCGTGCAGCGCACCGGAAAGCTCATGGCGGTGCACCAGCCCGATTTCGCCCATGCGCAGCGGCAAATCTTTGTAAGAACGCATCTTGGTTTTGTAAACCAACATTCCGCCGGGGCAGTTCATCGGTTTGATGGCGTAGTCTTCATCGTCAATCACCGTGGTGTACATATTATCCTTGTAATGCGCCCAGTGGCCGCTGCGCTCCCACAGCTCGCGGCTGAGGATGACCGGCGTGGAGATTTCCTGGTAACCCGCTTTTTTGTGCACATCGCGCCAATAGTCCATCAGCAGATTCTGCAGGATCATGCCTTTAGGCAGGAAGAACGGGAAGCCGGGACCTTCCTCCATAATGGTGAACAGCTCCAAGTCGCGGCCCAACTTGCGGTGGTCGCGCTTTTTCGCTTCCTCCAGCATCTTGACATACTGCTCTAAATCCGAAGCCTTGGGGAAGGAAATGCCGTAAACGCGCTGCAGCATTTTGTTGTTTGCATCCGCACGCCAGTAAGCGCCTGTGCAGTTTGTCAGCTTCACTGCTTTGACCCGACCGGTGCTGAGCAGATGCGGGCCGGCGCACAGGTCGATATAATCGCCCTGCTTGTAAAACGAAATCTTTTCGCCCTTGCCGCTGTGCTCTTGAATCAGCTCTATCTTGTAGTCCTGCCCACGCTCTTTCATCATCTGCAGGGCTTCCTCTGCGGGCACTTCCACGCGCTCCAGCGGAATGTCCTGCTTGATGATTTTCTTCATTTCGGCCTCGATGGCACTCAGATCTTCCGGCG encodes:
- a CDS encoding manganese catalase family protein; its protein translation is MWSYQKRLQYPINIKTPDANMAKIILSQYGGPHGELGASLRYISQRYVMPYPELKAILTDIGKSFSERHLCRILRWL
- a CDS encoding spore coat protein CotJB, translated to MTEQERLMRKISACQFAMWELKIFLDTHPNDCGAMKRLAEYEKQTQDLIAQYEETYGPMNLNEMTANRVAWVQDPWPWEIQAQKEGQS
- a CDS encoding spore coat associated protein CotJA, with the translated sequence MAENTQNQPCNAQTLSPFPKDPVLAMAYVPFQKFEGLYAPEKAFEAGTLFTGLDKPFLGGAGK
- a CDS encoding glycosyltransferase family 2 protein, with amino-acid sequence MSTVYFVLPCYNEEAVLPETVKELTAQLQSMMQSGLADENSRMLFVDDGSKDRTWELIEKFHSENPLVSGLKLAHNRGHQNALLAGLMTAKDEADCAISLDADLQDDISILPQFVQKFQDGCDVVYGVRNKRETDTWFKRTTAEGFYKVMEKLGAEVVYNHADYRLMSKRALEALSEYKEVNLFLRGIVPLIGYRSDYVYYDRHERFAGESKYPLKKMLSFAMDGITSFSVKPLKLIANLGIFVALISVVGLLYALISHFMGNTVAGWTAIVCSIWLLGGIQMLCLGIVGEYIGKIYNEVKARPRFRIEKHLK
- a CDS encoding DUF134 domain-containing protein, which codes for MPRPCKRRRICALPGCGRFGPKDAEAPQKPAITMTLDEFEAVRLIDLKGMTQEQCAAQMNVARTTAQAIYNSARIKLAECLVNQRELTIQGGEYVLCDGSAQNCGCTHCGRRRCGTSGVSTGKPTIDLLTKQEETSK
- a CDS encoding NifB/NifX family molybdenum-iron cluster-binding protein; this encodes MKIAVTYENGQVFQHFGHTEQFKFYEVEAGKVTASSVVSTNGSGHGALAGFLKAAQVDTLICGGIGGGARTALSEAGIRLFGGVSGDADKAVEALLAGSLAFDPNVKCSHHEESGHTCGEHGCGEHHHHGA
- a CDS encoding FAD-dependent oxidoreductase → MRKVVIVGGVAGGASCAARLRRLDESAQIVLLERGPYISYANCGLPYYVGDTIKTESALLLQTPEAMHQKFNVDVRVKNEVLSLDRAKKAVQIKRLDTGEVYEESYDTLVLSTGSSPLRPKIPGIDSPRIETLWTVPDAARIRDTVRTKGIRSAAVIGGGFIGLEMAENLREAGLEVSIVEMQNQVMAPLDYEMAQLLHEHLTENGVALHLGDGVASFADNGQAVSITLKSSKTVSAELVLLAIGVRPNSELAKNAGLTVNVRGGIVTDAHLRTSDPAIYAVGDVTEVEDLVFGGSTMVPLAGPANKQGRMAADNIAGADETYRGTQGTSVAKVFDLTAASTGANEKTLQKRGLTRGKDYEVVTITQNSHAGYYPGALPMTLKLLFSTDGKKLFGAQIVGRDGVDKRIDTIAAVLRLGGGVRDLTELELAYAPPYSSAKDPVNMAGFTAENVLRGKVRFADWNVTEKEPDAVLLDVREDAELLAYSLPNAVHIPLGQLRGRLKELDSGKPIVTVCAIGVRAYNAARILMQHGFQNVRVYPGGARFYRSTHEQPAVQPEAAPKPTAAAAPAKSTAVPSASVRLDCCGLQCPGPIMKVYEAMKAMQEGQVLEVTASDPGFVKDIAAWCRRTGNPLIENTKRGSDFVSLVQKGGTAPTAPAGPLVRDTPQGKTLIVFSGDLDKVLASFIIANGAAAMGRPVTMFFTFWGLTVLRKSKKQPVQKTLVESLFGNLLPRGSKKLRLSRMNMGGMGTAMMKKIMRDKNVSSLEELIQQAIRQGIKIVACTMSMDVMGIKAEELIDGVELGGVGAYLGDAEESNVNLFI
- a CDS encoding glutathione peroxidase, producing the protein MNLYEYSVTNTAGEEVSLNTYAGKVLLIVNTATGCGFTPQYQDLEEMYEQYHDRGLEILDIPCNQFAGQTPGTDEEIHQFCTLHYNTQFPQMKKSDVNGENALPLYAYLKNQKGFEGFGKGAKALAMRAMLKSIDKDYKNNPDIKWNFTKFVADRNGSIVARFEPTADMQEVKALVASLL
- a CDS encoding NAD(P)/FAD-dependent oxidoreductase gives rise to the protein MQRYQIAVIGTGPAGLSAAVTAKIRNKTVLLLGRQSLSAKVQKAHAIQNYLGLPNISGEALRQAFQDHLDAMQLSITEAKVSMVYAMGDYFAIQTADENYEAESVILATGVVQGRPFPGEEALLGRGVSYCATCDAPLYRGKTVAVIGASPKEEAEAEFLAEVAQQVYYLPLYAETPQLSATIKVIQDSPTAILGSQKVERLQTKSGEYPVDGVFILRDSIAPNQLVPGLQTEENHVAVNRRMETSIPGCFACGDLVGKPYQYIKSAGEGNVAALSAVAYLDEKKRSARA
- a CDS encoding MarR family winged helix-turn-helix transcriptional regulator, which produces MEQKDSYEQLKLERQLCFPLYACARKVVNHYTPYLKPLHITYTQYLVFLVLWEQDGISVGELGEKLYLDNGTLTPMLKKMESAGFLTRVRNSDDERVVMVHLTQKGHDLRRQAKEIPKEVSACLPLSPEDARLLYQLLYRVLLAL
- a CDS encoding GrpB family protein gives rise to the protein MRTKTIVVLPYQESWPQAFFKITAELREAVGNLVLRFEHVGSTSVPGLAAKPIIDIDAVIADSHLLNPLILRLANAGYIHEGNLGIAGREAFRYTDKPHLLQHHLYVCPKDSPELKRHLAFREYLRAHPDAVAAYSRVKMEAARLYPTDIDAYCLYKAPCIEKLYREAGIS
- the thrS gene encoding threonine--tRNA ligase encodes the protein MIKVTLKGDVREFDSGVTVAEVAKSIGAGLYKAACVGRLNGAVVDLRTPLTEDCELEILTFENEDGKKAYWHTTSHILAQAVQHLFPDAKFAIGPAIENGFYYDFDLPRTLTPEDLSAIEAEMKKIIKQDIPLERVEVPAEEALQMMKERGQDYKIELIQEHSGKGEKISFYKQGDYIDLCAGPHLLSTGRVKAVKLTNCTGAYWRADANNKMLQRVYGISFPKASDLEQYVKMLEEAKKRDHRKLGRDLELFTIMEEGPGFPFFLPKGMILQNLLMDYWRDVHKKAGYQEISTPVILSRELWERSGHWAHYKDNMYTTVIDDEDYAIKPMNCPGGMLVYKTKMRSYKDLPLRMGEIGLVHRHELSGALHGLMRVRCFHQDDAHIFMTPEQMKSEIQGVVRLIDGVYKTFGFSYFIELSTMPEDHMGDKATWDNATQILRDAVTELGYTYEVNEGDGAFYGPKLDFHLRDCLGRTWQCGTIQLDFQLPERFELEYTGADGQKHRPIMLHRVVFGSIERFIGILIEHFAGAFPLWLSPVQVQILPIAERHQEYAHKLRDELDAAGIRVEVDDRSEKIGYKIREAQLQKTPYMLVIGDKEAESGNISVRHRKAGDLGAMSTADFIARVRQEVADKALD